In Acanthopagrus latus isolate v.2019 chromosome 17, fAcaLat1.1, whole genome shotgun sequence, the following are encoded in one genomic region:
- the rabac1 gene encoding prenylated Rab acceptor protein 1, with the protein MPSGAPKGENCLVDMDSKAGDLFSADDAHPTGTGGAGIMAKLWLPKGFSASMAKEWIDRRRLSIRPWASFVDQRKFSKPRNFGEMCQRVVKNVETYNSNYTFIFLGLILYCIISSPMLLIALAVFIGAFYIIHLKSLESKLVILGKELTVPHQMSLAGAVSLPVFWLAGAGAAVFWVLGATLFVIGSHAAFRELEGSDMEELLMEPV; encoded by the exons ATGCCTTCTGGAGCTCCAAAGGGGGAGAACTGCCTTGTAGACATGGACAGCAAGGCTGGAGATCTGTTCAGTGCTGACGATGCTCATCCAACTGGCACAGGTGGAGCTGGAATCATGGCAAA GCTCTGGCTCCCCAAAGGCTTCTCAGCCAGTATGGCTAAAGAGTGGATTGACAGGCGCCGGCTGTCCATCCGACCTTGGGCAAGCTTTGTGGACCAGCGCAAGTTTTCCAAACCTCGCAACTTTGGAGAGATGTGTCAAAGGGTTGTGAAAAATGTGGAAACTTACAACAGCAACTATACCTTCATCTTTCTGGGTCTCATCCTCTACTGCAT taTCAGCTCTCCAATGCTACTGATTGCCTTGGCTGTGTTCATTGGTGCCTTCTACATAATTCACCTCAAGTCTCTGGAGTCCAAACTGGTTATCCTCG GCAAGGAGCTGACTGTCCCTCATCAGATGAGTCTGGCTGGTGCTGTGTCTCTTCCTGTGTTCTGGTTGGCcggagctggagctgcagtcTTTTGGGTTCTAG GAGCGACACTGTTTGTGATTGGCTCTCACGCTGCGTTCCGTGAGCTGGAGGGATCCGACATGGAGGAGCTTCTCATGGAGCCTGTTTGA